Proteins from one Camelina sativa cultivar DH55 chromosome 8, Cs, whole genome shotgun sequence genomic window:
- the LOC104770301 gene encoding uncharacterized protein LOC104770301 isoform X3 has product MSRNGRMASSSDLSRAGLVAVTRDVEQAITALKKGAYLLKYGRRGKPKFCPFRLSNDESVLIWFSGKEEKHLKLSHVSRIISGQRTPIFQRYPRPEKEYQSFSLIYDERSLDLICKDKDEAEVWFSGLKALISRCHQRKWRTESRSDGTPSEANSPRTYTRRSSPLHSPFSSNDSFQKDGSNHHRLQSPYESPPKNGMDKAFSDMSLYAVPPKSFFPSDSATISVHSLSSGGSDTLHGHMKGMGMDTFRVSLSSAISASSHGSGHDDGDALGDVFMWGEGIGDGVLGGGNHRVGSSLEIKMDSLLPKALESTIVLDVQNIACGGQHAVLVTKQGESFSWGEESEGRLGHGVDSNVQHPKLIDALGTTNIELVACGEYHSCAVSLSGDLYTWGKGDFGILGHGNEVSHWVPKRVNFLMEGIHVSSIACGPYHTAVVTSAGQLFTFGDGTFGVLGHGDKKSVFIPREVDSLKGLRTVRAACGVWHTAAVVEVMVGSSSSSNCSSGKLFTWGDGDKSRLGHGDKEPKLVPTCVAALVEPNFCQVACGHSLTVALTTAGHVYTMGSPVYGQLGNPHADGKVPARVEGKLHKSFVEEIACGAYHVAVLTSRTEVYTWGKGSNGRLGHGDADDRNSPTLVESLKDKQVKSIACGSNFTAAVCLHKWASGMDQSMCSGCRQPFNFKRKRHNCYNCGLVFCHSCTNKKSLKACMAPNPNKPYRVCDKCFNKLKKAMETDPSSHSSLSRRESVNQGSDAIDRDEKLDSRSDGQLARFSLLEPMRQVDTRSKKNKKYEFNSSRVSPIPSGGSHRGSLNITKSFNPTFGSSKKFFSASVPGSRIASRATSPISRRPSPPRSTTPTPTLSGLTTPKIFVDDTKITSDHLSQEVVMLRSQVENLTRKAQLQEVELERTTKQLKEALAIANEETARCKAAKEVIKSLTAQLKDMAERLPVGSARSIKSPSLNSFGSSPDYVAPSSNTLNRPNNRETESDGLTSVSMFSNGASTPVFDGANYRQQANQAAESINRISTRSKESEPRNENEWVEQDEPGVYITLTALAGGARDLKRVRFSRKRFSEKQAEEWWAENRGRVYEQYNVRIVVDKSSVGVGSEDLTH; this is encoded by the exons ATGTCGAGGAACGGACGAATGGCTTCGTCGTCGGATCTTAGCAGAGCAGGTCTAGTGGCGGTGACGAGGGATGTTGAGCAG GCTATTACTGCCCTTAAAAAGGGAGCGTATTTGCTTAAGTATGGCAGAAGGGGAAAGCCTAAGTTCTGTCCATTTCGCCTTTCAAAT GATGAATCTGTTTTGATATGGTTCTCGGGGAAGGAGGAGAAACATTTGAAGCTAAGCCATGTTTCCAGGATCATATCTGGGCAGCGCACT CCTATTTTTCAGAGATATCCACGTCCCGAGAAGGAATATCAATCCTTTTCGCTAATATACGATGAGAGGTCACttgatttg ATATGCAAGGATAAAGATGAGGCTGAAGTGTGGTTTAGTGGTTTAAAAGCCTTGATCTCGCGTTGTCATCAACGGAAATGGAGGACTGAATCGAGAAGTGATGGGACGCCATCCGAAGCTAATAGTCCGAGAACATATACCCGGAGAAGCTCCCCTTTACATTCTCCATTTAGCAGCAATGACAGTTTCCAGAAG GATGGCTCGAATCACCATCGTCTTCAGAGTCCATATGAGAGCCCGCCTAAGAATGGCATGGACAAGGCATTTTCAGACATGTCATTGTATGCAGTTCCTCCGAAAAGTTTTTTTCCCTCAGATTCGGCAACTATTTCAGTTCACTCTTTGTCATCTGGAGGCTCTGATACACTACATGGTCACATGAAAGGTATGGGTATGGATACTTTTAGAGTTAGTCTATCAAGTGCGATTAGTGCATCAAGTCATGGTTCTGGTCATGATGATGGAGACGCATTGGGAGACGTTTTTATGTGGGGAGAAGGAATAGGGGACGGTGTTTTAGGTGGTGGAAACCATAGAGTCGGAAGTTCGTTGGAGATAAAAATGGATTCCTTATTGCCAAAAGCTTTAGAGTCTACTATAGTACTTGATGTCCAGAATATTGCTTGTGGTGGACAACATGCTGTCCTTGTGACAAAACAAGGAGAAAGTTTTTCTTGGGGAGAGGAATCTGAAGGTAGGCTTGGCCATGGTGTAGATTCCAATGTTCAACATCCAAAGCTCATTGATGCACTCGGCACCACAAATATTGAGCTTGTAGCATGTGGTGAATACCATAGTTGTGCAGTTTCTCTATCAGGGGATTTGTATACCTGGGGTAAAGGAGATTTTGGTATTCTGGGACATGGAAATGAAGTCAGTCACTGGGTCCCCAAAAGAGTAAATTTTCTGATGGAAGGGATACATGTATCATCCATCGCTTGTGGACCTTACCACACAGCTGTTGTGACTTCTGCTGGGCAGTTGTTTACTTTTGGTGATGGTACCTTTGGTGTTTTGGGCCATGGAGACAAGAAAAGTGTTTTCATACCTAGAGAGGTAGACTCCTTGAAAGGTCTTCGCACTGTTCGGGCAGCCTGTGGTGTATGGCACACAGCCGCAGTTGTCGAAGTCATGGTTGGCAGCTCCAGCTCGAGTAACTGCTCCTCGGGAAAGCTCTTTACTTGGGGTGATGGTGACAAGAGTCGTCTTGGTCACGGCGACAAAGAACCAAAACTTGTGCCTACCTGTGTTGCAGCTCTTGTAGAACCCAATTTTTGTCAAGTTGCGTGTGGACATAGCCTAACAGTTGCACTTACAACAGCGGGCCATGTCTATACTATGGGCAGTCCTGTTTATGGTCAGCTTGGAAACCCACATGCAGATGGAAAGGTTCCAGCCCGTGTTGAAGGTAAACTTCACAAAAGTTTTGTCGAAGAGATTGCTTGCGGTGCTTATCATGTTGCAGTTTTAACTTCAAGGACTGAGGTTTACACTTGGGGAAAAGGATCGAATGGTAGACTAGGCCATGGGGACGCAGATGACCGAAATTCCCCGACATTGGTAGAGTCGCTTAAGGATAAACAGGTGAAAAGTATTGCCTGTGGTTCTAACTTCACTGCAGCTGTCTGCCTTCACAAGTGGGCATCAGGGATGGACCAGTCCATGTGTTCAGGTTGCCGTCAGCCTTTCAATTTCAAGAGAAAGCGGCACAATTGCTATAACTGTGGACTTGTGTTTTGCCATTCTTGCACTAATAAAAAGTCCCTGAAGGCTTGTATGGCACCGAACCCTAACAAACCATATCGAGTGTGTGACAAGTGTTTTAACAAATTGAAAAAGGCCATGGAAACGGATCCATCATCTCACTCTTCGTTGAGTCGAAGAGAAAGTGTCAACCAGGGATCAGATGCAATTGACAGAGATGAGAAATTAGATTCTAGATCAGATGGACAGTTAGCTAGATTCTCATTGTTGGAGCCCATGAGGCAAGTGGATACTCGAtccaagaaaaataagaaatacgAATTCAATAGTAGCCGTGTCTCACCAATACCAAGTGGAGGCTCTCACCGGGGTTCACTAAACATAACCAAATCTTTTAATCCAACTTTTGGATCATCAAAGAAGTTCTTCTCAGCGTCTGTTCCTGGTTCCCGAATTGCGTCTCGGGCAACTTCACCAATATCAAGACGTCCTAGCCCACCGCGCTCAACAACGCCAACTCCCACTCTTTCAGGATTAACTACGCCGAAAATTTTCGTGGATGATACCAAGATAACCAGTGATCACCTAAGCCAGGAGGTGGTTATGCTAAGATCTCAA GTTGAAAATCTTACCCGGAAGGCACAACTTCAAGAAGTTGAACTGGAAAGAACAACCAAACAGCTAAAGGAGGCATTGGCAATTGCTAACGAAGAAACAGCGAGATGCAAGGCAGCAAAAGAAGTGATTAAATCACTTACCGCTCAA CTGAAAGACATGGCTGAAAGACTTCCTGTTGGATCAGCTAGGAGTATCAAGTCTCCTTCTCTTAATTCATTTGGCTCCAGTCCTGATTACGTTGCCCCTTCTTCTAACACCTTAAACCGTCCTAACAATCGAGAAACTGAGTCTGATGGCCTAACCTCTGTCTCAATGTTCTCTAACGGGGCAAGCACGCCTGTCTTCGATGGTGCAAATTACCGACAGCAAGCGAATCAGGCTGCTGAATCAATAAATAGAATCAGCACACGATCAAAAGAAAGTGAACCCcgtaatgaaaatgaatgggTTGAACAAGATGAACCTGGTGTGTACATCACTCTCACAGCCTTAGCGGGAGGTGCAAGGGATCTCAAGCGCGTCCGTTTCAG CCGTAAACGGTTTAGCGAGAAACAAGCAGAAGAGTGGTGGGCAGAGAACAGAGGACGAGTTTACGAACAATACAATGTACGCATAGTCGTTGACAAATCCAGTGTGGGTGTAGGAAGTGAAGACTTGACTCATTAA
- the LOC104770301 gene encoding uncharacterized protein LOC104770301 isoform X1, protein MSRNGRMASSSDLSRAGLVAVTRDVEQAITALKKGAYLLKYGRRGKPKFCPFRLSNDESVLIWFSGKEEKHLKLSHVSRIISGQRTPIFQRYPRPEKEYQSFSLIYDERSLDLICKDKDEAEVWFSGLKALISRCHQRKWRTESRSDGTPSEANSPRTYTRRSSPLHSPFSSNDSFQKDGSNHHRLQSPYESPPKNGMDKAFSDMSLYAVPPKSFFPSDSATISVHSLSSGGSDTLHGHMKGMGMDTFRVSLSSAISASSHGSGHDDGDALGDVFMWGEGIGDGVLGGGNHRVGSSLEIKMDSLLPKALESTIVLDVQNIACGGQHAVLVTKQGESFSWGEESEGRLGHGVDSNVQHPKLIDALGTTNIELVACGEYHSCAVSLSGDLYTWGKGDFGILGHGNEVSHWVPKRVNFLMEGIHVSSIACGPYHTAVVTSAGQLFTFGDGTFGVLGHGDKKSVFIPREVDSLKGLRTVRAACGVWHTAAVVEVMVGSSSSSNCSSGKLFTWGDGDKSRLGHGDKEPKLVPTCVAALVEPNFCQVACGHSLTVALTTAGHVYTMGSPVYGQLGNPHADGKVPARVEGKLHKSFVEEIACGAYHVAVLTSRTEVYTWGKGSNGRLGHGDADDRNSPTLVESLKDKQVKSIACGSNFTAAVCLHKWASGMDQSMCSGCRQPFNFKRKRHNCYNCGLVFCHSCTNKKSLKACMAPNPNKPYRVCDKCFNKLKKAMETDPSSHSSLSRRESVNQGSDAIDRDEKLDSRSDGQLARFSLLEPMRQVDTRSKKNKKYEFNSSRVSPIPSGGSHRGSLNITKSFNPTFGSSKKFFSASVPGSRIASRATSPISRRPSPPRSTTPTPTLSGLTTPKIFVDDTKITSDHLSQEVVMLRSQVENLTRKAQLQEVELERTTKQLKEALAIANEETARCKAAKEVIKSLTAQLKDMAERLPVGSARSIKSPSLNSFGSSPDYVAPSSNTLNRPNNRETESDGLTSVSMFSNGASTPVFDGANYRQQANQAAESINRISTRSKESEPRNENEWVEQDEPGVYITLTALAGGARDLKRVRFSRKRFSEKQAEEWWAENRGRVYEQYNVRIVVDKSSVGVGSEDLTH, encoded by the exons ATGTCGAGGAACGGACGAATGGCTTCGTCGTCGGATCTTAGCAGAGCAGGTCTAGTGGCGGTGACGAGGGATGTTGAGCAG GCTATTACTGCCCTTAAAAAGGGAGCGTATTTGCTTAAGTATGGCAGAAGGGGAAAGCCTAAGTTCTGTCCATTTCGCCTTTCAAAT GATGAATCTGTTTTGATATGGTTCTCGGGGAAGGAGGAGAAACATTTGAAGCTAAGCCATGTTTCCAGGATCATATCTGGGCAGCGCACT CCTATTTTTCAGAGATATCCACGGCCCGAGAAGGAATATCAATCCTTTTCGCTAATATACGATGAGAGGTCACttgatttg ATATGCAAGGATAAAGATGAGGCTGAAGTGTGGTTTAGTGGTTTAAAAGCCTTGATCTCGCGTTGTCATCAACGGAAATGGAGGACTGAATCGAGAAGTGATGGGACGCCATCCGAAGCTAATAGTCCGAGAACATATACCCGGAGAAGCTCCCCTTTACATTCTCCATTTAGCAGCAATGACAGTTTCCAGAAG GATGGCTCGAATCACCATCGTCTTCAGAGTCCATATGAGAGCCCGCCTAAGAATGGCATGGACAAGGCATTTTCAGACATGTCATTGTATGCAGTTCCTCCGAAAAGTTTTTTTCCCTCAGATTCGGCAACTATTTCAGTTCACTCTTTGTCATCTGGAGGCTCTGATACACTACATGGTCACATGAAAGGTATGGGTATGGATACTTTTAGAGTTAGTCTATCAAGTGCGATTAGTGCATCAAGTCATGGTTCTGGTCATGATGATGGAGACGCATTGGGAGACGTTTTTATGTGGGGAGAAGGAATAGGGGACGGTGTTTTAGGTGGTGGAAACCATAGAGTCGGAAGTTCGTTGGAGATAAAAATGGATTCCTTATTGCCAAAAGCTTTAGAGTCTACTATAGTACTTGATGTCCAGAATATTGCTTGTGGTGGACAACATGCTGTCCTTGTGACAAAACAAGGAGAAAGTTTTTCTTGGGGAGAGGAATCTGAAGGTAGGCTTGGCCATGGTGTAGATTCCAATGTTCAACATCCAAAGCTCATTGATGCACTCGGCACCACAAATATTGAGCTTGTAGCATGTGGTGAATACCATAGTTGTGCAGTTTCTCTATCAGGGGATTTGTATACCTGGGGTAAAGGAGATTTTGGTATTCTGGGACATGGAAATGAAGTCAGTCACTGGGTCCCCAAAAGAGTAAATTTTCTGATGGAAGGGATACATGTATCATCCATCGCTTGTGGACCTTACCACACAGCTGTTGTGACTTCTGCTGGGCAGTTGTTTACTTTTGGTGATGGTACCTTTGGTGTTTTGGGCCATGGAGACAAGAAAAGTGTTTTCATACCTAGAGAGGTAGACTCCTTGAAAGGTCTTCGCACTGTTCGGGCAGCCTGTGGTGTATGGCACACAGCCGCAGTTGTCGAAGTCATGGTTGGCAGCTCCAGCTCGAGTAACTGCTCCTCGGGAAAGCTCTTTACTTGGGGTGATGGTGACAAGAGTCGTCTTGGTCACGGCGACAAAGAACCAAAACTTGTGCCTACCTGTGTTGCAGCTCTTGTAGAACCCAATTTTTGTCAAGTTGCGTGTGGACATAGCCTAACAGTTGCACTTACAACAGCGGGCCATGTCTATACTATGGGCAGTCCTGTTTATGGTCAGCTTGGAAACCCACATGCAGATGGAAAGGTTCCAGCCCGTGTTGAAGGTAAACTTCACAAAAGTTTTGTCGAAGAGATTGCTTGCGGTGCTTATCATGTTGCAGTTTTAACTTCAAGGACTGAGGTTTACACTTGGGGAAAAGGATCGAATGGTAGACTAGGCCATGGGGACGCAGATGACCGAAATTCCCCGACATTGGTAGAGTCGCTTAAGGATAAACAGGTGAAAAGTATTGCCTGTGGTTCTAACTTCACTGCAGCTGTCTGCCTTCACAAGTGGGCATCAGGGATGGACCAGTCCATGTGTTCAGGTTGCCGTCAGCCTTTCAATTTCAAGAGAAAGCGGCACAATTGCTATAACTGTGGACTTGTGTTTTGCCATTCTTGCACTAATAAAAAGTCCCTGAAGGCTTGTATGGCACCGAACCCTAACAAACCATATCGAGTGTGTGACAAGTGTTTTAACAAATTGAAAAAGGCCATGGAAACGGATCCATCATCTCACTCTTCGTTGAGTCGAAGAGAAAGTGTCAACCAGGGATCAGATGCAATTGACAGAGATGAGAAATTAGATTCTAGATCAGATGGACAGTTAGCTAGATTCTCATTGTTGGAGCCCATGAGGCAAGTGGATACTCGAtccaagaaaaataagaaatacgAATTCAATAGTAGCCGTGTCTCACCAATACCAAGTGGAGGCTCTCACCGGGGTTCACTAAACATAACCAAATCTTTTAATCCAACTTTTGGATCATCAAAGAAGTTCTTCTCAGCGTCTGTTCCTGGTTCCCGAATTGCGTCTCGGGCAACTTCACCAATATCAAGACGTCCTAGCCCACCGCGCTCAACAACGCCAACTCCCACTCTTTCAGGATTAACTACGCCGAAAATTTTCGTGGATGATACCAAGATAACCAGTGATCACCTAAGCCAGGAGGTGGTTATGCTAAGATCTCAA GTTGAAAATCTTACCCGGAAGGCACAACTTCAAGAAGTTGAACTGGAAAGAACAACCAAACAGCTAAAGGAGGCATTGGCAATTGCTAACGAAGAAACAGCGAGATGCAAGGCAGCAAAAGAAGTGATTAAATCACTTACCGCTCAA CTGAAAGACATGGCTGAAAGACTTCCTGTTGGATCAGCTAGGAGTATCAAGTCTCCTTCTCTTAATTCATTTGGCTCCAGTCCTGATTACGTTGCCCCTTCTTCTAACACCTTAAACCGTCCTAACAATCGAGAAACTGAGTCTGATGGCCTAACCTCTGTCTCAATGTTCTCTAACGGGGCAAGCACGCCTGTCTTCGATGGTGCAAATTACCGACAGCAAGCGAATCAGGCTGCTGAATCAATAAATAGAATCAGCACACGATCAAAAGAAAGTGAACCCcgtaatgaaaatgaatgggTTGAACAAGATGAACCTGGTGTGTACATCACTCTCACAGCCTTAGCGGGAGGTGCAAGGGATCTCAAGCGCGTCCGTTTCAG CCGTAAACGGTTTAGCGAGAAACAAGCAGAAGAGTGGTGGGCAGAGAACAGAGGACGAGTTTACGAACAATACAATGTACGCATAGTCGTTGACAAATCCAGTGTGGGTGTAGGAAGTGAAGACTTGACTCATTAA
- the LOC104770301 gene encoding uncharacterized protein LOC104770301 isoform X2 codes for MSRNGRMASSSDLSRAGLVAVTRDVEQAITALKKGAYLLKYGRRGKPKFCPFRLSNDESVLIWFSGKEEKHLKLSHVSRIISGQRTPIFQRYPRPEKEYQSFSLIYDERSLDLICKDKDEAEVWFSGLKALISRCHQRKWRTESRSDGTPSEANSPRTYTRRSSPLHSPFSSNDSFQKDGSNHHRLQSPYESPPKNGMDKAFSDMSLYAVPPKSFFPSDSATISVHSLSSGGSDTLHGHMKGMGMDTFRVSLSSAISASSHGSGHDDGDALGDVFMWGEGIGDGVLGGGNHRVGSSLEIKMDSLLPKALESTIVLDVQNIACGGQHAVLVTKQGESFSWGEESEGRLGHGVDSNVQHPKLIDALGTTNIELVACGEYHSCAVSLSGDLYTWGKGDFGILGHGNEVSHWVPKRVNFLMEGIHVSSIACGPYHTAVVTSAGQLFTFGDGTFGVLGHGDKKSVFIPREVDSLKGLRTVRAACGVWHTAAVVEVMVGSSSSSNCSSGKLFTWGDGDKSRLGHGDKEPKLVPTCVAALVEPNFCQVACGHSLTVALTTAGHVYTMGSPVYGQLGNPHADGKVPARVEGKLHKSFVEEIACGAYHVAVLTSRTEVYTWGKGSNGRLGHGDADDRNSPTLVESLKDKQVKSIACGSNFTAAVCLHKWASGMDQSMCSGCRQPFNFKRKRHNCYNCGLVFCHSCTNKKSLKACMAPNPNKPYRVCDKCFNKLKKAMETDPSSHSSLSRRESVNQGSDAIDRDEKLDSRSDGQLARFSLLEPMRQVDTRSKKNKKYEFNSSRVSPIPSGGSHRGSLNITKSFNPTFGSSKKFFSASVPGSRIASRATSPISRRPSPPRSTTPTPTLSGLTTPKIFVDDTKITSDHLSQEVVMLRSQVENLTRKAQLQEVELERTTKQLKEALAIANEETARCKAAKEVIKSLTAQLKDMAERLPVGSARSIKSPSLNSFGSSPDYVAPSSNTLNRPNNRETESDGLTSVSMFSNGASTPVFDGANYRQQANQAAESINRISTRSKESEPRNENEWVEQDEPGVYITLTALAGGARDLKRVRFSRKRFSEKQAEEWWAENRGRVYEQYNVRIVVDKSSVGVGSEDLTH; via the exons ATGTCGAGGAACGGACGAATGGCTTCGTCGTCGGATCTTAGCAGAGCAGGTCTAGTGGCGGTGACGAGGGATGTTGAGCAG GCTATTACTGCCCTTAAAAAGGGAGCGTATTTGCTTAAGTATGGCAGAAGGGGAAAGCCTAAGTTCTGTCCATTTCGCCTTTCAAAT GATGAATCTGTTTTGATATGGTTCTCGGGGAAGGAGGAGAAACATTTGAAGCTAAGCCATGTTTCCAGGATCATATCTGGGCAGCGCACT CCTATTTTTCAGAGATATCCACGTCCCGAGAAGGAATATCAATCCTTTTCGCTAATATACGATGAGAGGTCACttgatttg ATATGCAAGGATAAAGATGAGGCTGAAGTGTGGTTTAGTGGTTTAAAAGCCTTGATCTCGCGTTGTCATCAACGGAAATGGAGGACTGAATCGAGAAGTGATGGGACGCCATCCGAAGCTAATAGTCCGAGAACATATACCCGGAGAAGCTCCCCTTTACATTCTCCATTTAGCAGCAATGACAGTTTCCAGAAG GATGGCTCGAATCACCATCGTCTTCAGAGTCCATATGAGAGCCCGCCTAAGAATGGCATGGACAAGGCATTTTCAGATATGTCATTGTATGCAGTTCCTCCGAAAAGTTTTTTTCCCTCAG ATTCGGCAACTATTTCAGTTCACTCTTTGTCATCTGGAGGCTCTGATACACTACATGGTCACATGAAAGGTATGGGTATGGATACTTTTAGAGTTAGTCTATCAAGTGCGATTAGTGCATCAAGTCATGGTTCTGGTCATGATGATGGAGACGCATTGGGAGACGTTTTTATGTGGGGAGAAGGAATAGGGGACGGTGTTTTAGGTGGTGGAAACCATAGAGTCGGAAGTTCGTTGGAGATAAAAATGGATTCCTTATTGCCAAAAGCTTTAGAGTCTACTATAGTACTTGATGTCCAGAATATTGCTTGTGGTGGACAACATGCTGTCCTTGTGACAAAACAAGGAGAAAGTTTTTCTTGGGGAGAGGAATCTGAAGGTAGGCTTGGCCATGGTGTAGATTCCAATGTTCAACATCCAAAGCTCATTGATGCACTCGGCACCACAAATATTGAGCTTGTAGCATGTGGTGAATACCATAGTTGTGCAGTTTCTCTATCAGGGGATTTGTATACCTGGGGTAAAGGAGATTTTGGTATTCTGGGACATGGAAATGAAGTCAGTCACTGGGTCCCCAAAAGAGTAAATTTTCTGATGGAAGGGATACATGTATCATCCATCGCTTGTGGACCTTACCACACAGCTGTTGTGACTTCTGCTGGGCAGTTGTTTACTTTTGGTGATGGTACCTTTGGTGTTTTGGGCCATGGAGACAAGAAAAGTGTTTTCATACCTAGAGAGGTAGACTCCTTGAAAGGTCTTCGCACTGTTCGGGCAGCCTGTGGTGTATGGCACACAGCCGCAGTTGTCGAAGTCATGGTTGGCAGCTCCAGCTCGAGTAACTGCTCCTCGGGAAAGCTCTTTACTTGGGGTGATGGTGACAAGAGTCGTCTTGGTCACGGCGACAAAGAACCAAAACTTGTGCCTACCTGTGTTGCAGCTCTTGTAGAACCCAATTTTTGTCAAGTTGCGTGTGGACATAGCCTAACAGTTGCACTTACAACAGCGGGCCATGTCTATACTATGGGCAGTCCTGTTTATGGTCAGCTTGGAAACCCACATGCAGATGGAAAGGTTCCAGCCCGTGTTGAAGGTAAACTTCACAAAAGTTTTGTCGAAGAGATTGCTTGCGGTGCTTATCATGTTGCAGTTTTAACTTCAAGGACTGAGGTTTACACTTGGGGAAAAGGATCGAATGGTAGACTAGGCCATGGGGACGCAGATGACCGAAATTCCCCGACATTGGTAGAGTCGCTTAAGGATAAACAGGTGAAAAGTATTGCCTGTGGTTCTAACTTCACTGCAGCTGTCTGCCTTCACAAGTGGGCATCAGGGATGGACCAGTCCATGTGTTCAGGTTGCCGTCAGCCTTTCAATTTCAAGAGAAAGCGGCACAATTGCTATAACTGTGGACTTGTGTTTTGCCATTCTTGCACTAATAAAAAGTCCCTGAAGGCTTGTATGGCACCGAACCCTAACAAACCATATCGAGTGTGTGACAAGTGTTTTAACAAATTGAAAAAGGCCATGGAAACGGATCCATCATCTCACTCTTCGTTGAGTCGAAGAGAAAGTGTCAACCAGGGATCAGATGCAATTGACAGAGATGAGAAATTAGATTCTAGATCAGATGGACAGTTAGCTAGATTCTCATTGTTGGAGCCCATGAGGCAAGTGGATACTCGAtccaagaaaaataagaaatacgAATTCAATAGTAGCCGTGTCTCACCAATACCAAGTGGAGGCTCTCACCGGGGTTCACTAAACATAACCAAATCTTTTAATCCAACTTTTGGATCATCAAAGAAGTTCTTCTCAGCGTCTGTTCCTGGTTCCCGAATTGCGTCTCGGGCAACTTCACCAATATCAAGACGTCCTAGCCCACCGCGCTCAACAACGCCAACTCCCACTCTTTCAGGATTAACTACGCCGAAAATTTTCGTGGATGATACCAAGATAACCAGTGATCACCTAAGCCAGGAGGTGGTTATGCTAAGATCTCAA GTTGAAAATCTTACCCGGAAGGCACAACTTCAAGAAGTTGAACTGGAAAGAACAACCAAACAGCTAAAGGAGGCATTGGCAATTGCTAACGAAGAAACAGCGAGATGCAAGGCAGCAAAAGAAGTGATTAAATCACTTACCGCTCAA CTGAAAGACATGGCTGAAAGACTTCCTGTTGGATCAGCTAGGAGTATCAAGTCTCCTTCTCTTAATTCATTTGGCTCCAGTCCTGATTACGTTGCCCCTTCTTCTAACACCTTAAACCGTCCTAACAATCGAGAAACTGAGTCTGATGGCCTAACCTCTGTCTCAATGTTCTCTAACGGGGCAAGCACGCCTGTCTTCGATGGTGCAAATTACCGACAGCAAGCGAATCAGGCTGCTGAATCAATAAATAGAATCAGCACACGATCAAAAGAAAGTGAACCCcgtaatgaaaatgaatgggTTGAACAAGATGAACCTGGTGTGTACATCACTCTCACAGCCTTAGCGGGAGGTGCAAGGGATCTCAAGCGCGTCCGTTTCAG CCGTAAACGGTTTAGCGAGAAACAAGCAGAAGAGTGGTGGGCAGAGAACAGAGGACGAGTTTACGAACAATACAATGTACGCATAGTCGTTGACAAATCCAGTGTGGGTGTAGGAAGTGAAGACTTGACTCATTAA
- the LOC104706267 gene encoding uncharacterized protein LOC104706267 translates to MSSVAEIVSEQQVIDGIQELALKDQDNKKIHEVMIHEPSFGNHGGCCAICLSEIPLQETAMVKGCEHTYCVTCILRWASCKESPTCPQCKNPFDFLSVHRALDGSIEDFLFEESVCLLLRASWFIPLDVMEQASYSFGYHDDLDIPCDYEDEDDDLDEFYLHGASLRIGNRRWGGNGFVRSGRQEARPVQRYSGSSSSSSSGSSSSEPKEKQVKTASTTGRRAKRAMKREAANKAAEVTAAAKHEAHLVRLGRK, encoded by the exons ATGAGTTCCGTCGCCGAGATCGTGTCTGAGCAGCAAGTGATCGACGGTATTCAGGAACTGGCTCTGAAagatcag GATAACAAGAAGATCCATGAAGTGATGATCCACGAGCCGAGTTTCGGGAATCACGGTGGCTGTTGTGCTATTTGCTTGAGTGAAATCCCTCTTCAAGAAACTGCTATGGTCAAAGGCTGTGAACATACTTACTG TGTGACGTGCATACTTCGTTGGGCGAGTTGCAAAGAGAGTCCTACATGCCCGCAATGTAAGAATCCGTTTGATTTTCTCAGTGTCCACCGGGCTCTCGATGGCAG CATTGAAGATTTTCTGTTTGAGGAGAGTGTGTGCCTTCTCCTGAGAGCCTCATGGTTTATACCATTGGATGTGATGGAACAGGCGTCCTACAGCTTTGGTTACCATGATGATCTTGACATTCCTTGTGACTacgaggatgaagatgatgacctTGACGAGTTTTATTTGCACGGCGCAAGTCTTCGCATAGGAAATAGGAGATGGGGTGGCAATGGTTTTGTCAGATCCGGGCGTCAAGAAGCCAGACCAGTCCAGAGATACAGTGGTTCTAGTTCCAGTTCCAGTTCTGGGTCATCCTCAAGTGAGCCTAAGGAAAAGCAGGTGAAAACTGCAAGCACAACAGGAAGACGTGCAAAGAGGGCAATGAAGCGTGAAGCTGCTAACAAAGCAGCGGAAGTAACAGCAGCAGCAAAGCACGAGGCACATTTGGTTAGGTTGGGAAGGAAGTGA